A single genomic interval of Scatophagus argus isolate fScaArg1 chromosome 22, fScaArg1.pri, whole genome shotgun sequence harbors:
- the dyrk2 gene encoding dual specificity tyrosine-phosphorylation-regulated kinase 2 isoform X1: protein MLTKKPGASVLLTGKVGEPVYSPGHSGSQTTSPVALPRLRNNNPLTGGSKAAMSDAVQLSSQSQVHVTQLFEENTNKRPVLTSQPNGLAPLGSTRQGVPPPDRQTSTSEPAHHCRQGSAASNKSTDSKPKPTPMSPEQAMKQLMSKMSAFEHHEVFSYPEVYFVGPNAKKRSGVMGGANNGGYDDDQGSYIHVPHDHISYRYEVLKVIGKGSFGQVVKAFDHKAQTHVALKMVRNEKRFHRQAAEEIRILEHLRKQDKDSSMNVIHMLENFTFRNHICMTFELLSMNLYELIKKNKFQGFSLPLVRKFAHSILQCLDSLHKNRIIHCDLKPENILLKQQGRSGIKVIDFGSSCYEHQRVYTYIQSRFYRAPEVILGSRYGMPIDMWSLGCILAELLTGYPLLPGEDEADQLACIIELLGMPSQKLLDASKRAKNFVSSKGYPRYCTVTTLPDGTTVLNGGRSRRGKVRGPPGSKDWSAALKGCDDPLFLDFLKQCLEWDPALRMTPSQALRHPWLRRRLPKPPAGTTTGEKTSSSKRGTTTTDGAITSISKLATTSSTTTSSSSKTRTNLAAITDANGNIQPRTVLPKLVS from the exons ATGTTAACCAAGAAGCCCGGAGCCTCGGTCCTCCTGACGG GCAAAGTGGGCGAGCCGGTCTACTCTCCTGGTCACAGTGGCTCTCAGACGACGTCGCCCGTCGCCCTGCCGCGGCTTCGCAACAACAACCCTCTGACG gGAGGCTCGAAAGCCGCCATGTCGGACGCCGTCCAGCTGTCGTCGCAGTCGCAGGTCCATGTCACCCAGCTGTTCGAGGAGAACACCAACAAGCGTCCGGTCCTCACCTCCCAGCCTAATGGCCTTGCTCCGCTTGGCTCCACCCGGCAGGGGGTGCCGCCACCAGACCGCCAGACCTCGACTTCAGAACCCGCCCACCACTGCCGACAGGGCAGCGCCGCCTCCAACAAGTCAACAGACAGCAAGCCAAAGCCCACCCCCATGTCCCCAGAGCAGGCCATGAAGCAGCTCATGTCCAAAATGTCGGCGTTCGAACACCACGAGGTGTTCAGCTACCCTGAAG TGTATTTTGTTGGTCCGAATGCCAAGAAGAGGTCGGGGGTCATGGGTGGAGCCAACAACGGCGGCTATGACGACGATCAGGGATCCTACATCCATGTTCCACACGACCACATCTCCTACCGCTACGAAGTCCTGAAGGTCATCGGCAAGGGCAGCTTTGGACAG GTGGTGAAGGCCTTCGACCACAAGGCTCAGACTCACGTGGCTCTGAAGATGGTCCGCAACGAGAAGCGCTTCCACCGACAGGCGGCGGAGGAAATCCGCATCCTGGAGCACCTGAGGAAGCAGGACAAGGACTCGAGCATGAACGTCATCCACATGCTGGAGAACTTCACCTTCCGGAACCACATCTGCATGACCTTCGAGCTGCTCAGCATGAACCTGTACGAGCTCATCAAGAAGAACAAGTTCCAGGGCTTCAGCCTCCCGCTGGTCAGGAAGTTCGCCCACTCCATCCTGCAGTGTCTGGACTCACTACACAAGAACCGCATCATCCACTGCGACCTCAAGCCAGAGAACATTTTACTCAAACAGCAGGGACGCAGCGGCATCAAG GTCATAGACTTTGGTTCAAGCTGTTACGAGCACCAGAGAGTTTACACCTACATCCAGTCCAGGTTCTACCGAGCGCCCGAGGTCATTCTAG GCTCCAGGTATGGGATGCCTATCGACATGTGGTCTCTGGGCTGCATCCTGGCTGAGCTGCTGACTGGTTACCCGCTTTTGCCAGGTGAAGATGAGGCTGACCAGCTCGCCTGCATCATTGAACTACTGGGCATGCCCAGCCAGAAGCTCCTCGACGCCTCCAAGAGAGCCAAAAACTTTGTGTCGTCCAAAGGATACCCGCGGTACTGCACTGTTACCACGCTGCCCGACGGCACCACTGTGCTGAATGGTGGCCGCTCACGACGAGGGAAGGTACGTGGTCCTCCAGGCAGCAAGGACTGGAGCGCCGCACTGAAAGGCTGCGATGACCCGCTGTTCCTGGATTTCCTCAAGCAGTGTTTGGAGTGGGATCCAGCTCTCAGGATGACACCAAGCCAGGCACTCCGCCACCCGTGGCTGAGGAGACGACTTCCCAAGCCGCCAGCAGGAACCACCACCGGGGAAAagacctcctcctccaaacGAGGTACCACCACCACGGACGGTGCCATCACTTCCATCTCCAAGCTCGCGACCACCTCCTCGACCAccacgtcctcctcctccaaaacAAGGACTAACTTGGCAGCGATCACTGATGCCAATGGAAACATCCAGCCTAGGACGGTTCTGCCTAAGCTGGTCAGCTGA
- the dyrk2 gene encoding dual specificity tyrosine-phosphorylation-regulated kinase 2 isoform X2: protein MSDAVQLSSQSQVHVTQLFEENTNKRPVLTSQPNGLAPLGSTRQGVPPPDRQTSTSEPAHHCRQGSAASNKSTDSKPKPTPMSPEQAMKQLMSKMSAFEHHEVFSYPEVYFVGPNAKKRSGVMGGANNGGYDDDQGSYIHVPHDHISYRYEVLKVIGKGSFGQVVKAFDHKAQTHVALKMVRNEKRFHRQAAEEIRILEHLRKQDKDSSMNVIHMLENFTFRNHICMTFELLSMNLYELIKKNKFQGFSLPLVRKFAHSILQCLDSLHKNRIIHCDLKPENILLKQQGRSGIKVIDFGSSCYEHQRVYTYIQSRFYRAPEVILGSRYGMPIDMWSLGCILAELLTGYPLLPGEDEADQLACIIELLGMPSQKLLDASKRAKNFVSSKGYPRYCTVTTLPDGTTVLNGGRSRRGKVRGPPGSKDWSAALKGCDDPLFLDFLKQCLEWDPALRMTPSQALRHPWLRRRLPKPPAGTTTGEKTSSSKRGTTTTDGAITSISKLATTSSTTTSSSSKTRTNLAAITDANGNIQPRTVLPKLVS, encoded by the exons ATGTCGGACGCCGTCCAGCTGTCGTCGCAGTCGCAGGTCCATGTCACCCAGCTGTTCGAGGAGAACACCAACAAGCGTCCGGTCCTCACCTCCCAGCCTAATGGCCTTGCTCCGCTTGGCTCCACCCGGCAGGGGGTGCCGCCACCAGACCGCCAGACCTCGACTTCAGAACCCGCCCACCACTGCCGACAGGGCAGCGCCGCCTCCAACAAGTCAACAGACAGCAAGCCAAAGCCCACCCCCATGTCCCCAGAGCAGGCCATGAAGCAGCTCATGTCCAAAATGTCGGCGTTCGAACACCACGAGGTGTTCAGCTACCCTGAAG TGTATTTTGTTGGTCCGAATGCCAAGAAGAGGTCGGGGGTCATGGGTGGAGCCAACAACGGCGGCTATGACGACGATCAGGGATCCTACATCCATGTTCCACACGACCACATCTCCTACCGCTACGAAGTCCTGAAGGTCATCGGCAAGGGCAGCTTTGGACAG GTGGTGAAGGCCTTCGACCACAAGGCTCAGACTCACGTGGCTCTGAAGATGGTCCGCAACGAGAAGCGCTTCCACCGACAGGCGGCGGAGGAAATCCGCATCCTGGAGCACCTGAGGAAGCAGGACAAGGACTCGAGCATGAACGTCATCCACATGCTGGAGAACTTCACCTTCCGGAACCACATCTGCATGACCTTCGAGCTGCTCAGCATGAACCTGTACGAGCTCATCAAGAAGAACAAGTTCCAGGGCTTCAGCCTCCCGCTGGTCAGGAAGTTCGCCCACTCCATCCTGCAGTGTCTGGACTCACTACACAAGAACCGCATCATCCACTGCGACCTCAAGCCAGAGAACATTTTACTCAAACAGCAGGGACGCAGCGGCATCAAG GTCATAGACTTTGGTTCAAGCTGTTACGAGCACCAGAGAGTTTACACCTACATCCAGTCCAGGTTCTACCGAGCGCCCGAGGTCATTCTAG GCTCCAGGTATGGGATGCCTATCGACATGTGGTCTCTGGGCTGCATCCTGGCTGAGCTGCTGACTGGTTACCCGCTTTTGCCAGGTGAAGATGAGGCTGACCAGCTCGCCTGCATCATTGAACTACTGGGCATGCCCAGCCAGAAGCTCCTCGACGCCTCCAAGAGAGCCAAAAACTTTGTGTCGTCCAAAGGATACCCGCGGTACTGCACTGTTACCACGCTGCCCGACGGCACCACTGTGCTGAATGGTGGCCGCTCACGACGAGGGAAGGTACGTGGTCCTCCAGGCAGCAAGGACTGGAGCGCCGCACTGAAAGGCTGCGATGACCCGCTGTTCCTGGATTTCCTCAAGCAGTGTTTGGAGTGGGATCCAGCTCTCAGGATGACACCAAGCCAGGCACTCCGCCACCCGTGGCTGAGGAGACGACTTCCCAAGCCGCCAGCAGGAACCACCACCGGGGAAAagacctcctcctccaaacGAGGTACCACCACCACGGACGGTGCCATCACTTCCATCTCCAAGCTCGCGACCACCTCCTCGACCAccacgtcctcctcctccaaaacAAGGACTAACTTGGCAGCGATCACTGATGCCAATGGAAACATCCAGCCTAGGACGGTTCTGCCTAAGCTGGTCAGCTGA
- the LOC124053574 gene encoding F-box only protein 15-like isoform X2: MAAGRGEFFRSVCEGLERKPAQSGPGGRQPGGVRDTPGPGRGRSGPGKKQTGGNRRRRPPDAARSSGSGTDHSGPQPRTERKRAAFPKIQTSPDKENLIERLPSEILMKILSYLDASSLLSISYVSKLFHQVAEDDVVWHKIYTSEFGSQRWRPKSDDEVLKVEPVEDRSAGHWKKLYFRTVAGQEMSKWRTELRDVSPYTGLPRQTEWILRNLSVSWELTVCDHSGQEDTLEQSRAYFFKSSVIVRWNGYHEFHRISSVQLHGVRKETASSPAVRKPGWRSLILKVDVKTQPAQPARFIGRDRMIKLLLLPPGFLIGIWRGQGRVAFIMFSLHFHRLVEKSLLGSPVCPYSEPVDLPPVDHSDPEFGLHGYTLHFVLHNTSTEIMSGHFRQLSCRTVEIRRGLMLLRVINRTNLSQHRSLSGNIKLPWKSESLEGSVENCCIITLTLLDEFQKPFWCVSSPVCITMARKTLSYDYSGKHFLMEHHSAEGKVEMKLVWLKEQEQFFLISLTVCIPLCKVNKHFSTEYRG, from the exons ATGGCGGCGGGACGGGGGGAGTTTTTTCGAAGTGTCTGTGAGGGCTTGGAGAGGAAACCCGCCCAGTCAGGCCCGGGTGGAAGACAGCCGGGTGGAGTTAGAGACACGCCGGGCCCGGGCAGAGGACGGTCGGGTCCGGGTAAAAAGCAGACGGGCGGaaataggaggaggaggccgCCAGACGCAGCTCGGAGCTCCGGTAGCGGGACTGACCACAG CGGCCCACAACcgagaacagagaggaagagagcagctTTTCCCAAAATCCAGACTTCTCCAGACAAGGAGAACTTAATTGAAAG GCTGCCCTCTGAGATCCTGATGAAGATCCTGTCGTACCTGGACGCCTCCTCGCTGCTCAGCATCAGCTATGTCAGCAAGCTCTTCCACCAGGTCGCCGAAGACGA TGTCGTCTGGCACAAGATTTACACGTCAGAGTTTGGGAGTCAGAGGTGGAGGCCGAAGTCGGATGACGAGGTGCTGAAGGTGGAGCCGGTGGAGGATCGGTCGGCGGGTCACTGGAAGAAGCTGTACTTCAGGACCGTGGCTGGACAAGAGATGAGCAAATGGAGGACAGAGCTGAGAGACGTCAGTCCGTACACCGGGCTGCCCAGGCAGACTGAGTGGATCCTCAG GAACCTGAGCGTGAGCTGGGAGCTGACGGTGTGTGATCACTCGGGACAGGAAGACACGCTGGAGCAGAGCCGAGCGTACTTCTTCAAGTCCTCTGTGATCGTCCGCTGGAACGGATACCACGAGTTCCACCGCATCAGCAGCGTCCAGCTGCACGGCGTCCGCAAGGAGACGGCCAGCAGCCCCGCGGTCAGGAA GCCCGGCTGGCGCTCTCTGATCTTGAAGGTGGACGTGAAGACTCAGCCGGCTCAGCCTGCCCGGTTCATCGGCAGAGACAGAATGATCAAACTGTTGCTTCTGCCGCCCGGTTTCCTCATCGGCATCTGGAGG ggtcaGGGCAGAGTTGCCTTCATCATGTTCAGCCTGCACTTCCACAGGCTGGTGGAGAAGAGTCTGCTGGGATCTCCTGTCTG CCCGTACTCCGAGCCCGTGGACCTCCCGCCCGTGGATCATTCGGACCCTGAGTTCGGTCTGCACGGCTACACTCTGCACTTCGTCCTGCACAACACCAGCACTGAGATCATGTCGGGACACTTCCGCCAGCTCTCCTGTCGCACAG TGGAGATCCGGCGTGGACTGATGCTGCTGAGGGTCATCAACAGGACCAACTTGTCCCAGCACAGATCTCTGTCTGGAAACATCAAGCTGCCCTGGAAGAGCGAGTCCCTGGAGGGCTCAGTGGAG AACTGCTGCATCATAACGCTGACTCTGCTGGACGAGTTCCAGAAACCCTTCTGGTGCGTCAGCTCACCCGTGTGCATCACGATGGCGAGGAAGACCCTGTCCTACGACTACAGCGGCAAGCACTTTCTGATGGAGCACCACAGCGCGGAGGGTAAGGTGGAGATGAAGCTGGTGTGGCTGAAGGAGCAGGAGCAGTTCTTCCTCATCAGCCTCACCGTCTGCATCCCCCTGTGCAAAGTCAACAAGCACTTCAGCACCGAGTACCGAGGCTGA
- the LOC124053574 gene encoding F-box only protein 15-like isoform X1, with product MAAGRGEFFRSVCEGLERKPAQSGPGGRQPGGVRDTPGPGRGRSGPGKKQTGGNRRRRPPDAARSSGSGTDHSGPQPRTERKRAAFPKIQTSPDKENLIERLPSEILMKILSYLDASSLLSISYVSKLFHQVAEDDVVWHKIYTSEFGSQRWRPKSDDEVLKVEPVEDRSAGHWKKLYFRTVAGQEMSKWRTELRDVSPYTGLPRQTEWILRNLSVSWELTVCDHSGQEDTLEQSRAYFFKSSVIVRWNGYHEFHRISSVQLHGVRKETASSPAVRKPGWRSLILKVDVKTQPAQPARFIGRDRMIKLLLLPPGFLIGIWRGQGRVAFIMFSLHFHRLVEKSLLGSPVCLFVPSCSPYSEPVDLPPVDHSDPEFGLHGYTLHFVLHNTSTEIMSGHFRQLSCRTVEIRRGLMLLRVINRTNLSQHRSLSGNIKLPWKSESLEGSVENCCIITLTLLDEFQKPFWCVSSPVCITMARKTLSYDYSGKHFLMEHHSAEGKVEMKLVWLKEQEQFFLISLTVCIPLCKVNKHFSTEYRG from the exons ATGGCGGCGGGACGGGGGGAGTTTTTTCGAAGTGTCTGTGAGGGCTTGGAGAGGAAACCCGCCCAGTCAGGCCCGGGTGGAAGACAGCCGGGTGGAGTTAGAGACACGCCGGGCCCGGGCAGAGGACGGTCGGGTCCGGGTAAAAAGCAGACGGGCGGaaataggaggaggaggccgCCAGACGCAGCTCGGAGCTCCGGTAGCGGGACTGACCACAG CGGCCCACAACcgagaacagagaggaagagagcagctTTTCCCAAAATCCAGACTTCTCCAGACAAGGAGAACTTAATTGAAAG GCTGCCCTCTGAGATCCTGATGAAGATCCTGTCGTACCTGGACGCCTCCTCGCTGCTCAGCATCAGCTATGTCAGCAAGCTCTTCCACCAGGTCGCCGAAGACGA TGTCGTCTGGCACAAGATTTACACGTCAGAGTTTGGGAGTCAGAGGTGGAGGCCGAAGTCGGATGACGAGGTGCTGAAGGTGGAGCCGGTGGAGGATCGGTCGGCGGGTCACTGGAAGAAGCTGTACTTCAGGACCGTGGCTGGACAAGAGATGAGCAAATGGAGGACAGAGCTGAGAGACGTCAGTCCGTACACCGGGCTGCCCAGGCAGACTGAGTGGATCCTCAG GAACCTGAGCGTGAGCTGGGAGCTGACGGTGTGTGATCACTCGGGACAGGAAGACACGCTGGAGCAGAGCCGAGCGTACTTCTTCAAGTCCTCTGTGATCGTCCGCTGGAACGGATACCACGAGTTCCACCGCATCAGCAGCGTCCAGCTGCACGGCGTCCGCAAGGAGACGGCCAGCAGCCCCGCGGTCAGGAA GCCCGGCTGGCGCTCTCTGATCTTGAAGGTGGACGTGAAGACTCAGCCGGCTCAGCCTGCCCGGTTCATCGGCAGAGACAGAATGATCAAACTGTTGCTTCTGCCGCCCGGTTTCCTCATCGGCATCTGGAGG ggtcaGGGCAGAGTTGCCTTCATCATGTTCAGCCTGCACTTCCACAGGCTGGTGGAGAAGAGTCTGCTGGGATCTCCTGTCTG CCTGTTTGTCCCTTCCTGCAGCCCGTACTCCGAGCCCGTGGACCTCCCGCCCGTGGATCATTCGGACCCTGAGTTCGGTCTGCACGGCTACACTCTGCACTTCGTCCTGCACAACACCAGCACTGAGATCATGTCGGGACACTTCCGCCAGCTCTCCTGTCGCACAG TGGAGATCCGGCGTGGACTGATGCTGCTGAGGGTCATCAACAGGACCAACTTGTCCCAGCACAGATCTCTGTCTGGAAACATCAAGCTGCCCTGGAAGAGCGAGTCCCTGGAGGGCTCAGTGGAG AACTGCTGCATCATAACGCTGACTCTGCTGGACGAGTTCCAGAAACCCTTCTGGTGCGTCAGCTCACCCGTGTGCATCACGATGGCGAGGAAGACCCTGTCCTACGACTACAGCGGCAAGCACTTTCTGATGGAGCACCACAGCGCGGAGGGTAAGGTGGAGATGAAGCTGGTGTGGCTGAAGGAGCAGGAGCAGTTCTTCCTCATCAGCCTCACCGTCTGCATCCCCCTGTGCAAAGTCAACAAGCACTTCAGCACCGAGTACCGAGGCTGA
- the LOC124053575 gene encoding E3 ubiquitin-protein ligase TRIM21-like: protein MVKLTEELWKTLQNLREDEFGSFKWFLKQDEVLEGFSGIPVARLEKANRLDTVDLMVQKYPGPGALKVTLEVLHKISRNDLVQGLEAFRKHHYRNHEEANKAELGDKLKLMIQERQMKIEELKRAAHLSSKSADRHIADSERVFTALLQSVQASLHNLIEAISEKRETTQKRADGLIQELEQEISELTERSVKLSRTEDDLDFLKSCASPSAVPTTRNWAEVFIPPPPYGSSVGTAVNQLVEKFSKEKEKLISKAKLNRVQESARDVTLDPDTANPFLVLSDDRKQVYCGDVKRNQPDNPERFNVARNVLGKQSFSSGRFYYEVRVKGMTSWDLGVVKESIDRKGSITPKPENGFWTICLRNGNEYKAPGVNLRVKHQLQKVGVFVDYEKGSVSFYDVDSAEIIHCFTECGFTERLLPFFSPSGHQHGENSTPLIISPVSYTD, encoded by the exons ATGGTGAAACTTACAGAGGAGCTCTGGAAGACGCTGCAGAATCTAAGAGAAGACGAGTTCGGGAGCTTCAAGTGGTTCTTGAAGCAGGATGAAGTCCTGGAAGGTTTTTCAGGCATCCCGGTGGCTCGGCTGGAGAAGGCAAACAGACTGGACACGGTGGACCTGATGGTACAGAAGTATCCGGGACCTGGAGCTCTGAAGGTCACCCTGGAGGTTTTACACAAGATCAGCAGGAATGATCTGGTGCAGGGTTTGGAAG CCTTCAGGAAGCATCACTACAGAAACCATGAAGAGGCAAATAAAGCTGAGCTGGGGGATAAACTGAAGCTGATGATCCAGGAGAGGCAGATGAAGATCGAGGAACTCAAACGTGCTGCACACCTCAGCAGCAaatcagcagacagacacatcgCAGACAGCGAGCGAGTCTTCACCGCTTTACTGCAGTCTGTCCAGGCGAGTCTGCATAATCTCATCGAAGCTATCAGTGAAAAGAGGGAAACGACTCAGAAACGGGCTGACGGGCTCATCCAAGAGCTGGAGCAGGAAATCTCTGAGCTGACGGAGAGAAGCGTTAAGCTCTCACGCACTGAAGACGACCTCGACTTCCTCAAAAGCTGCGCTTCCCCGAGTGCTGTTCCAACCACCAGGAACTGGGCAGAAGTCTTCATTCCTCCGCCGCCTTATGGCTCAAGTGTGGGGACGGCTGTGAATCAGCTGGTGGAGAAATTcagcaaagagaaggagaagttGATCTCAAAGGCCAAGCTGAACAGGGTCCAGGAGTCTGCAAGAGACGTGACTTTAGATCCCGACACAGCAAATCCGTTCCTGGTTTTGTCTGACGACCGGAAACAAGTTTACTGTGGTGACGTGAAACGAAACCAGCCAGACAACCCAGAAAGATTTAACGTTGCTCGCAACGTCTTGGGAAAGCAGAGCTTTTCCTCAGGGAGATTTTACTACGAGGTTCGAGTCAAAGGGATGACTTCCTGGGATTTAGGTGTCGTCAAAGAGTCGATAGACAGAAAGGGATCGATCACACCAAAGCCCGAGAACGGTTTCTGGACTATATGTTTAAGAAATGGAAACGAGTACAAAGCTCCTGGTGTCAATCTCCGTGTGAAACATCAGCTGCAGAAGGTGGGCGTGTTTGTGGATTATGAAAAGGGTTCGGTCTCCTTTTATGACGTAGACTCTGCAGAAATTATTCACTGCTTTACTGAGTGTGGCTTCACCGAGAGGCTTCTCCCATTCTTCAGTCCCAGTGGTCATCAACATGGTGAAAACTCCACCCCTCTGATCATCTCTCCTGTCAGTTACACTGATTAG
- the LOC124053576 gene encoding tetraspanin-8-like: MAVNKCVKYLLFFFNLLFWISGCIILGVSIYLKVSKDGNQITNESLPGIDLMIAIGVIIMVLGFLGCCGAIRENRCMLLLFFITLLIIFILLLAAGILGAVGENKVKDWVKERLQSKFTPLSDQKEDVKEDLEKLQRELKCCGLLNGPSDWQKIPDSCRCNATEPDCKSSAVYSTPCSEKIIQLLEQNMEVVLGIAFAIAILLIFGMVFSMMLYCQIGRKETATTA, encoded by the exons ATGGCTGTGAACAAATGCGTCAAAtaccttctcttcttcttcaaccTGCTTTTCTGG ATTAGCGGTTGCATCATCCTGGGTGTCTCCATCTACCTGAAAGTCAGCAAAGATGGTAACCAG ATCACCAATGAGTCTCTTCCTGGCATCGACCTGATGATCGCCATCGGGGTGATCATCATGGTGCTCGGCTTCCTGGGCTGCTGCGGCGCCATCAGAGAGAACCGCTGCATGTTGCTGCTG TTCTTCATCAccctcctcatcatcttcatcctcctgcTGGCGGCGGGCATCCTGGGTGCCGTGGGCGAGAACAAg gtgaaGGACTGGGTGAAGGAGCGTCTGCAGAGTAAGTTCACCCCGCTGTCAGACCAAAAGGAGGACGTGAAGGAAGACCTGGAGAAACTGCAGCGGGAG CTGAAGTGTTGTGGTCTTTTGAATGGACCATCAGACTGGCAGAAGATTCCCGACTCCTGCCGCTGCAATGCCACCGAGCCGGACTGCAAGTCCTCCGCCGTCTACTCCACG CCCTGCTCTGAAAAAATCATCCAACTGCTGGAGCAAAACATGGAGGTGGTGCTGGGAATCGCCTTTGCCATCGCCATCCTGCTg atTTTCGGCATGGTCTTCTCCATGATGCTCTACTGTCAGATCGGCAGGAAGGAGACCGCCACCACCGCCTGA
- the LOC124054017 gene encoding 23 kDa integral membrane protein-like — MARCRSYLRGLAICVTVLLLVSGVVMIGVGFSSIDSNMLVAELSSSDGLLVLQVFGPVTVILSVLGVCAATLDLKPLLVVFSALIFVEFVALMVVASPLVQVQAQMDSAVDEVFLNVTPLHRAERYIQNELNKLQASDSCCGLRSFEDWDDQLPASCFCTPPTSPPASYHNSQWGNSSSDGSCVMAGSDLHPPSPQITGILWVHSKPCGPILKSYLSFPIKLRIGIISAFATITMVAIALCLTLGLENYWKTPPVETTVDDFNRVKYEPKPSLT, encoded by the exons ATGGCTCGCTGCAGGAGTTACTTACGAGGACTCGCCATCTGTGTCACCGTGCTGCTTCTG gtttCTGGTGTGGTGATGATCGGCGTCGGGTTTTCCTCCATCGACAGCAACATGCTAGTTGCTGAG CTGTCCAGCAGCGATGGTCTGCTGGTGCTGCAGGTGTTCGGTCCGGTCACTGTgattttgtctgttctgggtGTCTGTGCTGCGACACTGGACCTCAAACctctgctggtggtg ttttctgCTCTCATATTTGTGGAGTTTGTGGCTCTGATGGTTGTTGCCTCACCGCTGGTTCAGGTTCAAGCTCAG ATGGACAGTGCGGTGGATGAGGTGTTTCTGAACGTAACTCCCCTCCACAGAGCAGAGCGCTACATCCAGAACGAGCTGAATAAACTCCAGGCCTCG GACTCCTGTTGTGGTCTGAGGAGTTTTGAGGACTGGGACGATCAGCTTCCTGCCTCCTGTTTCTGCACGCCTCCCACTTCCCCTCCAGCCTCCTACCACAA CTCTCAGTGGGGTAACTCGAGCTCAGATGGCTCCTGCGTGATGGCGGGCAGTGACCTTCACCCTCCGAGCCCGCAAATCACCGGAATATTATGGGTTCACTCCAAG CCCTGCGGTCCCATCCTGAAGAGCTACCTGAGCTTCCCCATCAAACTGAGGATAGGAATCATTTCAGCCTTCGCCACCATCACG ATGGTGGCCATTGCTCTGTGTCTGACTTTGGGTCTGGAGAACTACTGGAAGACACCTCCAGTAGAAACCACAGTCGATGACTTCAACAGGGTGAAATACGAGCCCAAACCCTCCCTCACCTGA